Genomic segment of Iocasia fonsfrigidae:
TAACATTTCATGACTGAGCTTTTTAGTTGATCTTAGATGCATCAATATCTCATTTTCTATACATCTGGCCGCATAGGTAGCAAGTTTGGTTTTTTTAGTACCGTCATAGGTATTAATCCCCTTAATTAAACCAATAGTACCAATAGAAATTAAGTCCTCATTATCAGTATGTGTTGAATCATATTTTTTAACAATATGGGCAACCAATCTTAAATTGTGCTCTATCAGTATATTACGGGCCTTTTCATCACCTTTAGTCATTAGCTCTAGATATTTCTGTTCATCCTCACGTGAAAGGGGTTCTGGAAAAACCTTTCCACTTCTGAGATAAGATACTAATATCAGGTAACCCTTTATCAGTCCAACCAAAAGAGATAACAAAAATAGTTCACCCCCTGAAATAATCCTAAACTATATATATGAGGTGAACTAGAAAAAAGTGAATAAAATTTTATTTTATTATTTGTAGAGGAATTTTTTCCTGAAGGTTTTTAAGTATCCCTAGAACATCATCTTTAGTCCCCTCTGTTACATCCAGAATAATAAGGCCTTCTTCCTTTTTATCTACTGTGACCATAGCCAGTCCCTCATAGGCCTTAAATAACATATCGATAAAAACTATTTCTTTACGGGGAACTTTGATCATAACCTCCCTGGTATCTGGCATGTCACTCATCAGCTTTTTCTCTCCTTAGAATGTAATACGGCTTAACAGGTCTACTGACAGGAATCCTAATTAGTTCTTTAGGATGAGGGGCTTCATTAACCATTTCACCATCTTCACTAATGATATAATCTATTTTATTAAGAAAGGATTTAATCCCTGGACCCATTATCTCTATAAGATCACCTTTAAAAAACTTGTGACGCACCTCAATCACAGCCTCTGACTCCTCTGGCAGGTACTGACGTACCATGCCCATAAAATCATAACTCCGCTGGTAGGCAGATGACTGATAATTATGGTCCCCGGCAGAGGGTTTTCTGTGGAAAAAACCAGTGGTATAATCACGATGGCTTACTTTTCTCAACTCTGCCAGCCATTCTTCCTTAAAAACATAATTTTGGGGATCAAGCAGGTAAGTATCAAGGGCTTTTCTATAAACAGAGGTCACTGTAGATACATAATGAAGGCTTTTCATCCGTCCCTCAATCTTAAGGCTGTCAACCCCTGTTTCAATAATATCCGGTATCTCATTAATTAAACATAGGTCCTTTGAATTCATGATATGTGTCCCTGATTCATCCTCATAAATAGGATAATACTCACCAGGTCTCTGTTCTTCCATTAAATAATACTGCCAGCGGCAGGAATGGGCACAGCGCCCTCTATTGGCATCACGATTTGCCATATAATTACTCAGTAAACAGCGCCCTGAATATGAAATACACATTGCTCCATGGATAAACATTTCCAGTGATATAGAACTTTTATCCTTGATTTCCATAATCTCATCTTTTGATAGTTCCCTGGCCAGGATAATCCTCTCAACACCCTGTTCCTGCCAGAAAGAAATACTGGCCCAGTTAACAGCATTTGCCTGGGTACTGAGGTGAACCGGAATTTCTATTCCTTCTAGCTGTAGTATTCTCAAAATACCAGGATCTGATATTATCAGAGCATCTACTCCAATATCTTCTAACTGCTGAAGATATTCCTCAATCCCAATCAGATCATCATTATGTGGTATCATATTAACAGTTACATATATTTTACTATCATTATTATGACTAAATTCTACTGCTTCTTTTAGTTCCTCAAGGCTGAAATTATCGGCTCCTTCTCTCAATCCATAGTTATGACCACCGCAGTAAACTGCATCAGCACCATACAGTATAGCAAGTTTTAATTTCTCCAGATTTCCAGCAGGAGCCAGTAGTTCTGGTTTTTTCAACTTCCCTTACCTCCTAACACTAATAGCAAGACCATCCCCCCATGGGAGTATAGTAGATTCCAGTAATTCATGGTTCATAATTACATCAATATATTCTTTGAGTCTATTTACCATTGTCCTTCTTTTATGTTTAATCAAACCCTTTTTTCTTACATAACCGCGGTAAAGTACATTATCAGCTATGATCACCCCACCAGAAGGTAGCAGTTCTAATACCGCTTCCAAATAATTTAAATACTGACCCTTGGCTGCATCAATAAATACCATATCAAAACTGCGCCTTAAAAGTGGCAGGATTTCAAGGGCATCACCTATCTTCAAATTTACCTGTCCCGAAATCCCGGCTTTATGGAAATTTTTTTTTGCCCTTTCTGCCCTTTCTTCATCCCTCTCTATCGTAACAAGTTCAACACCCTGACCTGCGGCCCTGGCCAGCCAGATAGTAGAATACCCAGTTGCTGTACCCACCTCCAGAATCCTTTCTGGTCTCTTAATTTGTACCAATATCCTTAAAAACTTACCCACCTCAGGGCTTATAATCGGGAGATATTCCTGGCGGGCCTTTTCCTCTATATCCCTTAATACATAGGTAAGATCATCCATCAGTTACCCTTCAACTCCTGTTGTAGTTTAATATGTTTATGATAGGTTCTGGAGAACTTATGACTGCCGTCTTCCAGGGCAAAATAAAAGAGATAATTTTTCTCAGCTGGTTTCAGAGCAGCCTCAATAGAATCATCACCTGGGCTGCATATCGGCCCAGGGGGCAAACCATAATGGCGGTAAGTATTATATCTTGATACCACCTGTAAATCTGAATACAAGACCCTTTCTTTACGGGCAGGAAGACTATATTGAATACTGGCATCTATCTGCAGTGGCATTCTCTTTTTAAGTCTATTATATATCACAGCAGAAACCAGGGGTTTTTCTTCCTTGATTCTAGCCTCTTCTTCTATTAGAGAAGCAATAATCATTATTTCATATGGTGAATATTTACTGGCTAGAGAGCTGTCCTGTAATTTGTCCCACCAGCGCCGTTCAAATTCTTCCAGCATAAGTTTAAATATCTGTTCAGGTTTATATTCCCGGGGAATAACATAGGTATCTGGATAGAGAAAACCTTCAAGTACATACCGGATATTACTGGTAGATTCCTGTAAATATGGTTTATTAAATGACAAATTAGCTTTCTGGAGAAATGTTTCTTTATTATATAATGTTACCTCTGCCAATCGCTCAGCTATCTCTTCAACAGAAAAGCCTTCCGGAATAGTTACTTTATATGTTGCAATCCTACCTTCAACAAGTAAAGAAATTATCTCCATCATATTATATGATGGTTTAATATCATATAAGCCTGCCTTCAATTTACTATCATAACCAGTCAGGGCCATTACTACATTATAAAACAATTTTGACCTTATAAGCCCGAGATTCTCAAGTATCTCCCCCAGTTCCCGGCTTGTTGTACCCGGTTTAACCCTTAAAGAAATAAACCTTTCAGCATTTCTATCTACCGGTCCCATCAAATAACTTATTTGAAATACCACAGTAATTAAGATCACAAATAAAAAGAATATTATACCAGCTCTTTTCACTATTCCCTCTCCCTTTTAACTCTGGAATAGGAATATTATATCAAAGCTGCGCTCTTCATGCAATTTGTTCTAAAAGTGTTCCTTCTTTAATATGTATATTAGACCTATCAATTACTGTAATAACCACTACTTTATACAATCTAACCTCTATTATCACCGCAATATCATGCCCCTTATCAATTATAGCTATCTCTTCACCACTATTATTATAAAACATAATCTTATAATCAAGTCCTTTAATTACCTCTCCTACCACAGCCGGATTAATATCCCTCTCCTTCATCCTTCTTAAAGCATGTGTAGTAGTTTCAATCCTGAAACCATAATCAATAATACTAAACTCAGCCAATAACATAATTAGCCCCCCTCTAGTTTCTCTTAATAACATTATTTCCAGATAAGAAAAACTTATACTGTCAAAAATTGAGAGCAATTAACTATGCTATTGAGGAACAAAAAAGAGCCCCTTAAGGACTCCAATTATTAGTCTATTATGTAATTTTACTATAACTCTAAATAAGCCTGTCTCACTTTAGCAAATTCTTCATCATTATCAATATGTGCTAAAACCTCTTCACCTTCGTTACCAATCAATTTCATAACAAAGGCTTCCTGTTCTTCATCATCCGCATTTTCAGCCGGGACCATAATAAAATAGCGCTGACTGTCAAGATTTAACTCCTCTTCTATCACATATTTTTCTTCATTTTCTCCATCATTTATAATTAATTGTCCTTCTTTTTCATTGATCCAAAAAGTCCCTTCTTTATTCATATACTCTTCCCCCTCTTTTCCTTGTTTTTTTTCCTATTCTTCAAGTCAAGATAACCCTGTAATATCAGGGCTGCTGCCACAGCATCAATTACATCCTTACGCTTACTCCGGCTTAAGTCTGCCTCCAGAAGTACTCTTTCTGCTGCTACAGTAGTCAGCCTTTCATCCCATAAGTTGACTGGAATATCTACCCTTTTCCGTAGAAAATTTACAAATTGATTTGTCTTTTCTACCCTTGGACCCAGGGTTCCATTCATATTTATAGGAAAGCCTACCACAATCTCTGTTATTTGATACTCCTCAAGATAGTCCTGTAATTTAATAAAGTCTTCTGTAAGATTTTTGCGCCGAATAACCCCTTTACTCTGGGCTGTCAGACCCAGGACATCACTAATTGCCACACCTATTGTTTTATCACCATAATCAAGACCCATTATCCGCAATTACTATAACCCCCAAAATTCTTATAACTATTGCAAACCAAAAACCGCCAGACTATCAGGCTCCATAACCACAACTTTAATAGCAAAACCAAGCCTTGGTAATTTACTCTGCTCTGTCTTAATATTGAAATCATTTATATTAGAATATCCTTTTAAGAAATCCCTGGCAGCGGCAATATCCATACCAAGTAAACTATCAGCTAAATCATCTGTATCAATAGCAGGTATAACAGGTGCCAGTAACCCCATTGTTATATTATACATTCCCTGACCAGCATCTTCAAGTTTAAGTTCAGTAATATTAACACCTGAACTCATTAACTGCATATTATTATCTAGTTTATCCTGGATTATTCTGGTGGCCAGCCTATCTAATTCATTATTCCTTATTAAATACCCACTAGCGGTTAAACTCGCTGTTGCCTTAAGTGTGTCAGCCTCATCACCTACCTGATGATTAAAATTAATCTCAGGTTTAGAATAGCTCAAGCCCTCTTCAATGATGTAATAATTCCCTCCCAATTTTTTATACATCCTGGTAACCAGTTTTGATTCTAATTCTTCTTTAATACTTGACTTTAAACTAGCTAGATCATTTTCAGTAACAAAGGGTATCCTTTTATCCCTACCACCACTTGTCGGTTCAGGGTTAATAACATGGATGTCTTCTAATTTATGGACAAAGGTATTAATTCTCCCAATACCAACATTAGCAGTACTACCTTTTTCTAAGGCCTCAATTCTAACCTCACCCATACCAGCCTT
This window contains:
- the sigK gene encoding RNA polymerase sporulation sigma factor SigK, with the translated sequence MLSLLVGLIKGYLILVSYLRSGKVFPEPLSREDEQKYLELMTKGDEKARNILIEHNLRLVAHIVKKYDSTHTDNEDLISIGTIGLIKGINTYDGTKKTKLATYAARCIENEILMHLRSTKKLSHEMLLQESIGSDREGNEITLLDILEGNEDSVINKVEKTINEEKLYYKLENLSEREKKVIQLRYGLLDGEQLTQREVAAILGISRSYVSRIEKKAIEELARLFNK
- a CDS encoding DUF4911 domain-containing protein — translated: MSDMPDTREVMIKVPRKEIVFIDMLFKAYEGLAMVTVDKKEEGLIILDVTEGTKDDVLGILKNLQEKIPLQIIK
- a CDS encoding peptidase U32 family protein, which gives rise to MKKPELLAPAGNLEKLKLAILYGADAVYCGGHNYGLREGADNFSLEELKEAVEFSHNNDSKIYVTVNMIPHNDDLIGIEEYLQQLEDIGVDALIISDPGILRILQLEGIEIPVHLSTQANAVNWASISFWQEQGVERIILARELSKDEIMEIKDKSSISLEMFIHGAMCISYSGRCLLSNYMANRDANRGRCAHSCRWQYYLMEEQRPGEYYPIYEDESGTHIMNSKDLCLINEIPDIIETGVDSLKIEGRMKSLHYVSTVTSVYRKALDTYLLDPQNYVFKEEWLAELRKVSHRDYTTGFFHRKPSAGDHNYQSSAYQRSYDFMGMVRQYLPEESEAVIEVRHKFFKGDLIEIMGPGIKSFLNKIDYIISEDGEMVNEAPHPKELIRIPVSRPVKPYYILRREKADE
- a CDS encoding O-methyltransferase gives rise to the protein MDDLTYVLRDIEEKARQEYLPIISPEVGKFLRILVQIKRPERILEVGTATGYSTIWLARAAGQGVELVTIERDEERAERAKKNFHKAGISGQVNLKIGDALEILPLLRRSFDMVFIDAAKGQYLNYLEAVLELLPSGGVIIADNVLYRGYVRKKGLIKHKRRTMVNRLKEYIDVIMNHELLESTILPWGDGLAISVRR
- the mltG gene encoding endolytic transglycosylase MltG — protein: MKRAGIIFFLFVILITVVFQISYLMGPVDRNAERFISLRVKPGTTSRELGEILENLGLIRSKLFYNVVMALTGYDSKLKAGLYDIKPSYNMMEIISLLVEGRIATYKVTIPEGFSVEEIAERLAEVTLYNKETFLQKANLSFNKPYLQESTSNIRYVLEGFLYPDTYVIPREYKPEQIFKLMLEEFERRWWDKLQDSSLASKYSPYEIMIIASLIEEEARIKEEKPLVSAVIYNRLKKRMPLQIDASIQYSLPARKERVLYSDLQVVSRYNTYRHYGLPPGPICSPGDDSIEAALKPAEKNYLFYFALEDGSHKFSRTYHKHIKLQQELKGN
- a CDS encoding DUF4258 domain-containing protein — encoded protein: MLLAEFSIIDYGFRIETTTHALRRMKERDINPAVVGEVIKGLDYKIMFYNNSGEEIAIIDKGHDIAVIIEVRLYKVVVITVIDRSNIHIKEGTLLEQIA
- a CDS encoding DUF1292 domain-containing protein, with translation MNKEGTFWINEKEGQLIINDGENEEKYVIEEELNLDSQRYFIMVPAENADDEEQEAFVMKLIGNEGEEVLAHIDNDEEFAKVRQAYLEL
- the ruvX gene encoding Holliday junction resolvase RuvX encodes the protein MRIMGLDYGDKTIGVAISDVLGLTAQSKGVIRRKNLTEDFIKLQDYLEEYQITEIVVGFPINMNGTLGPRVEKTNQFVNFLRKRVDIPVNLWDERLTTVAAERVLLEADLSRSKRKDVIDAVAAALILQGYLDLKNRKKNKEKRGKSI